From Gallus gallus isolate bGalGal1 chromosome 14, bGalGal1.mat.broiler.GRCg7b, whole genome shotgun sequence, one genomic window encodes:
- the NDUFB6 gene encoding NADH dehydrogenase [ubiquinone] 1 beta subcomplex subunit 6, with amino-acid sequence MGGYTADEKLRLQQLRALRRRWLRDQELSEREPVLPERRLGPVAAFWERFLQPGGLWRQKVFNAYQSSGFFLLRVLIPAWLLHYYVKYHVSKKPYGITMSNPAVFPGDRILETGETVPPLADEPSGHH; translated from the exons ATGGGCGGTTACACCGCGGACGAGAAGCTgcggctgcagcagctccgCGCCCTGCGGCGCCGCTGGCTGCGAGACCAGGAGCTGAGCGAGCGGGAGCCCGTGCTGCCGGAGCGGCGGCTGGGGCCCGTAGCCGCCTTCTGGGAGCGCTTCCTGCAGCCCGGCGGCCTCTGGCGGCAGAAG GTGTTCAACGCTTACCAGAGCAGCGGCTTCTTCCTGCTGCGGGTGCTGATCCCTGCCTGGCTCCTCCACTACTACGTGAAGTACCACGTCTCG aaaaagcCGTATGGTATCACTATGTCAAACCCAGCAGTATTCCCA GGGGACAGAATTTTAGAGACGGGAGAAACTGTTCCACCTCTGGCAGACGAACCCTCTGGGCACCACTGA
- the EEF2KMT gene encoding protein-lysine N-methyltransferase EEF2KMT: protein MAGPGPELGLLFQRRFLAARQLRGMPWAELEQQLRAAPERSQSSLLADILHQTVLHPLCVRYPPSAAYRRCFLTELIKKHESTAADPLDELYDALARILNEEESAHCYKSYLLPSGEPVTLSESVAIISQGTTGLITWDAALQLAEWATENPAVFTNRTVLELGSGVGFTGLVICKTCNPKTYIFSDYHHCVLKQLTENIHLNGFTLEPETTNPAQGQEAEGKEYQQPKLVVAELDWGSVTEEQLLALQADVVIAADVIYDPEITLSLTGMLQKFSTSRADRKPEVYIALTVRNLDTYHMFQAELDKAGIRWQIIPAHSNSIFLHDTQPNVTILQLFI, encoded by the exons ATGGCGGGGCCAGGGccggagctggggctgctcttcCAGCGGCGCTTCCTTGCGGCGCGGCAGCTCCGCGGCATGCCCTGGGCG GAATTGGAGCAGCAGCTGCGGGCCGCCCCGGAGCGCTCCCAGTCCTCCCTGCTGGCAGACATCCTGCACCAG accGTCCTCCACCCGCTGTGTGTGCGGTACCCCCCGTCCGCCGCCTACAGGCGCTGCTTTCTCACCGAGCTCATTAAGAAG CACGAATCCACGGCAGCCGACCCCCTGGATGAGCTGTACGATGCTTTGGCACGTATCTTAAATGAGGAAGAATCCGCTCACTGCTACAAAAGCTACTTGCTG CCCTCAGGGGAACCCGTGACCCTTTCCGAGAGCGTGGCCATTATCTCTCAAGGAACCACAGGGCTCATCACATGggatgctgctctgcagctcgCTGAGTGGGCAACGGAGAACCCCGCAGTCTTCACTAACAG GACAGTCTTGGAATTAGGAAGTGGAGTCGGCTTCACTGGACTTGTGATCTGCAAAACCTGCAATCCCAAGACATACATATTCAGTGATTACCACCACTGTGTTCTCAAACAGCTGACAGAAAACATCCATTTGAATGGCTTTACCCTGGAGCCTGAAACTACAAATCCAGCCCAAGGGCAGgaggcagaagggaaggaatacCAACAACCCAAACTCGTTGTTGCAGAGCTCGACTGGGGTTCAGTTACAGAAGAGCAACTGCTGGCTCTGCAAGCAGACGTCGTCATTGCAGCAG ATGTGATCTATGATCCAGAGATAACCTTATCCCTTACTGGTATGCTACAGAAGTTCTCCACTTCAAGAGCAGATAGAAAACCTGAGGTCTATATTGCTTTGACAGTCCGTAACCTGGACACTTACCACATGTTCCAGGCTGAACTTG ATAAAGCTGGGATCAGATGGCAGATTATTCCAGCCCACAGCAATAGTATTTTTCTCCACGATACACAGCCCAACGTGACTATCC